A region of the Passer domesticus isolate bPasDom1 chromosome Z, bPasDom1.hap1, whole genome shotgun sequence genome:
ATGATGGAACAGAAGTTACTCAATGTAAATGCTAATTTCTTGGCTTGTATTTGTGTTAATAGTTgcactgaaaaccccaaaaccaaattgCTGTGTAGTAGAATTTTGTGTGGAAAAACAGCTGTCCATCATGCATGGaggaaaaagccccaaacacaTGTTTCTGGATGAATGGGAGGATCTAAAATCCATCAGTCAGGACTTCTTTGGTTGTTCCTCACCACCCCAGTAAGAAGGGAGGACAGAGACAGAAACAGTGAGCAGGATTTCAACTGACAATTATTTTCATCTCCATTGCTGTCATTTCCAATTCTGCAAAAAGCCTGAACATATCCTTACTTATGTACGTTCAACCACTGACTTCAGAGTGAGATAAAGTTTAGTGGATGCTTAAATGCTTTCTTGAACTAGGGCCAGAACTGCTGCTGCTACTAAAATCAGTCCCAGAGGGAATGTTGCATCTTTcattgcttcctttttttttgcgTACAAAGATACAGACTCTACAAAGCCTTGGAAATATGGTAGAATTTGATAAATGTTGCCTGCCTTGTTTAACGGAGTAGAGTGGAGTTGTTGGATGATAGTGCTTAAAGTACACATTATCTACCTTTTTCTCTCCTGTCCACATGTGTGCTGTTTAGCAATCATTGCTAGGTGAGCACTGTAGAATAGCAAAAGAATCATTGAGGCagtctgtgttttgtttctgtctgctgcaggcacagcctgtaATTGTAAAAGGCAGCAAAATAAAATGAGTTAAGGtgttttctcctgttcttgCCTGCTCCTGTTCAGAAGCTTGCTTCTTTCTTTGGTAGAAATCTTGATCCAAATGTTTGCTTGCCTTGTGAGTCTCTTTGCCTCTTTCAAGTGTGACTTGCCTTGagcctttttgttctttttgatTTACACaggcaaacacacacacacatgtgcaAACACACACCCCTCTACTGGGGCTGTTGACTTAACCCTGCGTATTTGTAGaggaaacaaaccaaaacaagacCAGTGCACAGTATTCATAAAATTTATCCCATTGGCAGTGCAGATAGCCACTATGGTCTGTCAGTTGATCACCATTTCTGTCTCTTGCAATACATAGTGCAGTTTTTAATATGAGGCACTTGCTGGGTAGCTGTTGGGTTAAAACCCAACATGCTGTCTATGAGGACAGCTCCATATCATACTATCAGTGTAAGATGTATTGAGGGGTGGTGACAAATGAACCACTGTTGTGAATGAGGGCCTGATGatgctttcttctctttttggaCTACAGAGTTCTTCTGTATCTCCCTCAGCCAGTTTCAGAACAGcagaaaagcacagaaattcAACAGATTATTCTTCAGATagtaaaaaacagaaaacagaagagaagGAGATAGCAGCTCGTTATGTGAGTAGATTGTCTACATTGTGTATTGTTGAATTTCAGTGTTCCTCTGTAGTTTCTCCTCATTTCTGCTGCGtaactaattttaaaatgagGGTCAAATTTTTGCTGCCTATCTCTAGTGTCTCTGCTAGATTAAACATTTTGTTGCATATGATTGACACTGTTTTTAACAGTATAAATACAAAGCGCTTGGAAGTTGTGTGACAATAAGGCTGAGCTTTACTTAGGCTGGGACTTGTTAATGAAGTCTGTCTTGACTCCACTTTCATAGTGCAGTGCCACTTTGGGTGAAGATTTTCACCCCCTGTCCTTCTTCACCAATTTGAGAACTGGCAAGACTGCTGTAGTTGTGGCAGCCTGCTCAGCAGAAGCCCTGTAGATGACTGAAAGATTTTAATTGTATTACCACATAAAGTTTGGTAAAAGTGAATGGTACACTGCTGATCTGTGAGcagatttcctttgttttcataGTTTTGAAGAGACACTGGgatatgaaataatttctttaacaCATTGTGATTTGTCATTGCAGGACAGCGATGGTGAAAAGAGTGATGACAACTTGGTAGTTGACGTTTCCAATGAGGTATACACTGGTGTTTTTTCAGCCTTACAGAAATGCTGGTGAGGGTATCTTCAGTGGTTTCTGTGCATATTGATTTTATGAATGGATTATGGCATTTGAACTTGAAATGCCTGATAGAATCCAGTTGTATCCTCTAGAATGAATACAAATCAAATCTGAAGCATTTACTTCTACAGAGTTGTAAGTACTTCTACAAAGCTTGTAAGAGTGTCTGTCTTTTCTTTCACTTTGGCCATGAGTTCATGTGTGAACCTTATCAGGTCTGCCAAATGCATCAAATCTTTTTAATCTGTCACTTGAAGAAAGAGATTTACTTGCCTATTTCAATATCCCTAGATTTTTGGTATTATTTTTCATGGTTTAATGGCATCAAATTTTaagagtttttttaaaaaaaccaaattgtCCTCCATTATCTCTCTCAATTTTACAATTGTACCAGCTAAATCAATTGAGAATGGAGGAAGATGTCACTTCCTATGACAGATCTTCATTCCAAATGGAggtgatgccttgagaggctgcCTAGAATAGAGGTTAGACAGAGTAAAAGGAGTAATGcaagtatttattaaaaggccttcaaaTGATACATGTTaggcagtacaagagcctggccagggctacacccaaggtGGACCTAAGATGGACAACTGGTCACGAgcttttcacacttttataagttttggtccatttgcatattggtgttagttgtccaattacagcttcaggttatgaagtcccatctaCCAGACTGCTCTCATCAGTTTGCTGTTGTTGACACTTTTTGGGCCAGAGGCTGTAACAAtgtccttggttctcaggctgAGAATGGATCGTTTTGTCTGACTAAACTGTGAGGAGAACTTGCTAAtactttatatgaagttcagagtcaAATACTAATAcagtacagaatctggaaaatatgaaagctaaactTAAGGCATCAGAGGACTGCTCAAGACAAGAACTAGTGGCTAGTATGATGGTTTTATGCTAACCCATATTCCTGATATTTAGGATCCTTCTTCTCCCCGTGGGAGCCCAGCACACTCTCCACGGGAAAATGGCTTGGACAAGACTCGACTGCTGAAAAAAGATGCACCAATTAGTCCGGCATCTATTGCATCCTCTAGCAGTACTCCTTCCTCCAAATCCAAAGAACTTAGCCTTGTAAGTGCTACAAAATGCTTCTGACCCCTAATCATAGGCTGAAATACATGCTTACCAGATTTTTGTCTGGACACAATTTGTGTTTCCACAGCTGTCAATAAAGCACTGGGAAGCATCAATTTAGAATTAGTTTAATTTATCTTTTCAAGGGAGTCTAATAGAAAGTCCACAGTCTTTTTTGGGATAGGAAGAAGTTATTTTCACTAGTGATGTGAGTAGATGATAGATGTGGTGTTCTGAGAGACATTTTTCTCCGCCCCCATATGAAGAACTGTTATTCTGAGAATAAATAAAAGTACACAGGGGTTTCTTGAGCtgttttcctgtgctgtggTTTATAGCAAATTCAGTTCCCTGCTTGGGTGTGATTTGGTTGTTAGCTTTGTTTGAATTACCAGGCTATATACAACaacaataatttttattttctatctaAAAAGTAATCTGTCATTTACAAGAGCCTTCCTTGACTTGCATCACAAatcaaaatgcaaaagaaaagagCTACCTGCAAGGGGTgttctttcctttcctgtttGTGGCCACAGTTAATCACCTACCTCAGCTGCACAGTAATTCCCCTCTTGGTTCTTCACAGGGCAGGGTATGCAATtatttgaagaaataaaataaataaaaagagagcTTAAAGTGAATATAGTGCTCAGGAATGGTGATGGAATGACAGGTTCAGGCCTGGGAATCAGTGGTGTGTCTGATGAACGAGCCTGTCACAAGAGCAGCACTGCACAATTCCTGACTTTATACCCATCACTGTCTTCATCCTGTGTTTCTAGCACCACACTTGGGTATGAGTAGTTGGtcagtttggggattttttttctactctTCTTGTCCATCCCTCACAGAAAATTGTAATGGGAGCTGGTCCATGAGCATAGTGAGACCACTGACTGATTTCACATATGCTGCCAATTGTCAGAGGGAAATGATTTTCAGTCATTTACCTCGTTCTAAATCACACAGATTCTCCTGATGAAAAAAGCAGTGAAGACTGTAGTTAATTTTAAAAGCCTATCTTTTTCAGTGTCTTTGCATCTTCTCTTCATTGCCAGGGAGAAACCCAAACCCAGAAGCTAAATATCACTAATATCACTAATCACCAGCTATAAagataaaattgtttacaaactgccttcctttttccttcttggtGATTAGAATGAGAAATCTACCACTCCTGTGTCTAAATCAAATACCCCAACTCCACGGACTGATGCTCCAACTCCAGGCAGCAACTCCACTCCCGGACTGAGGCCAGTGCCCGGCAAACCCCCAGGTGTGGACCCGATAGGTTAGTGTCCATATATTTTTGTGGTGTGAAACAGTGATCATCTGTCCCTTGTCAGACTCCCTTTAAATCTCTAATGACAAGTCAGTGCAGTACAGATGCTTATACTGGGTGCTGAGCTGATTCTTCAGCACTGTAATACTGTGCACATACACACGTATGTATATGTGGCTTTCCTTGGCTGATTGCCTGGTTGGTTTGGGttatttgtgggattttttgcaattttccaaACTCATGTTGCATTTGGCGGCTCTAGAGTGCCTCTGTGACTTCTCACTTCCCCTCTTCTTATAGCTTCAGGTTTAAGGACACCTATGGCAGTACCGTGTCCTTATCCTACTCCATTTGGTATCGTGCCACATGCTGGTATGAACGGGGAGCTgaccagccctggagctgcctaTGCTGGTCTACACAATATTTCCCCTCAAAtgagtgcagcagctgcagcagcagcagcggcagcagcttaCGGGCGATCTCCAGTGGTGAGTGTTTGCCGTTGGAGCATTTAGTTTTGAGAGctgtttttattaaatataagACCTGTGGGGTTAACTCTAGTTCACTCATTTTGTGGTTTGGGGAGTATGCTATGGAGAACATGAATTAAACAGTCTTCCTTTGCCTAACTCTTACTTTAATACacctttttgttttgcttggggAAAACTACAGGTTGGTTTTGATCCACATCATCACATGCGAGTCCCAGGCATCCCTCCTAATCTCACAGGCATCCCAGGAGGAAAACCGTGAGTATCAAACATTCAGCTTTGAAAGTCAATCATCTGTTGGAAGTCATGTTCTCTTGCTGGTTGGAATTCCCCTTAGCTACTGAAAACTATTGTGTGAATAGAAATAAGTATAGCTATTCAGCAAGAGCAGGAGAATCACTGTGTAGTCTTAAAGTTGTGTTTGTGAATTTGTTTTGAAGACTAATAGCAGTTGACATGGACTGGCTGATACAAAGTAAAGGAGacagaaataaatggaaaaaggagatgatgctttcttctctttttggaCTGACTGGTTGGTTGTTTATGGAATGGGATCTCAGCTTTCCATCTCTACTGTACTCTGCttctcagttaaaaaaaaaatacttctttgtTCACAAAAGCCTTGCAATTACTTGCAAGCTTAGCAGCTGTATGCAGAAAAAGGAATactgaaatgttttgtttgaTTGAAAATACTGGAAGAATTATTTTATGATAATATTGAGATTCATCCTTGATGGAACTGACCTGTATAGTGTGACCTGCTTTACCAGGCTTTCCTGTTGTGAGTCTTGGAAGAAAGATTACAGAGTCAAAAAACTCTCAGCTCACGTTCCGCTTGAAGTAGAGAGGAGAAAAACTAACTAAAGCAGCTATTCAAACTGGGATGGTATTGATCCAGATTTTCTTTAAGGTTCATCCAGTTCCCCTTCCTTGTCACCCTTCTGGGAGACTCTGACCAGTTCATACTGGAAAGTTTCATGGTCAAGGGGTGTTGGTGCCAGTCCTTCTCAAGCTCTTTTATGTGTGAATGCTTTTGCATAGGAGTGGTTGGAGTTAGTCATACACCTAGATTTGTGTGAGTAAGTGCATGTGCTTACCTGCCAGTGAGCTTGCAGACACACAGGATTAACGACATACGGTGACAGGTGATCAGGTCTGGTGCCCGTAACTCCTTGTGTACACACGTCACACAAATCATGAGCCAGGTCCAGATCTCTCAGGTGTCACACACACTGGTAACCACCTTAATGTACTTTTCTGCTAGTTGTGTCATCCTGTTAGGTGAATGCGTAAAGCAGGTATGGAAATTGATGTACAGCAGCTTGCAGACCAGCTGCTTGCATTAAAAATTCTGTGGGGCACAGATCTTCATCCAATATATACAGTGGGTTCTAAGAAATGTATTGATGTAATGTTCAAATGCGTGTTGGATTTAAGTTCATTACTGATGGAGTCAGTCACCTGGAAAGAAGTGTCTCTGGACCTACTAGGCTTTGCTCTCTGTGGTGAGAGAAATGGCAATTGCAGGGCTTCAGAGACCTCCCTGCTCACATCTTTCTTCTGTTAAAATGGAGAGGAATAAAACACGAAGCAAACTGAAATCAAATCACTTCAATTCTGGTTCATCTCCaagatttttaaatgttgttGCTCTGTTGATGTCTATTTTAAACATCTAAATATAACTGTAATTTGTCTACCAGAGAGCTTGAAACTTTTAAAATCTGCGGTTCTTTCAGCATGATTGTATTGACTTTTTTCTGTCTTGAGTGTTATAGTTGTCACATCTTCCAGGATTGTTATTTTTTCATCTACTCCATTTTTACCTTAGAGGGAAATTTATGTAAATTCTCTGCAATGTTGAGTGTCCTGAAATGAAGTGGGCAGCATATGGTACTTTTGGGCTCTGGCCTCTAATACCTCTCTTTTCACTTCAGTATTGTATCAACTCTTGAGTGTTGTACAGTATATAAGTACTGAAAGACAGTATATAAATAGGAAAGAAAGCTTATGCATTTTGTCccactgaaaattatttatctAGTGCATTATGAATCTTAAATGACAAATTCAGTAGTTTATTTGTGAATGCTGCCTTCTTTAGTCACTTTGAAGTATTAATTAAGGAAGTGAACCTGGAAAGTATTCTCATAAAACAATTTCTTTGTGAGATCTTGTCATCCCACCATTGAGACAGTGGATTTTTCACAACCGTTATGATGATTTTTTAGGTCTAAGCCTTCCATTAAGTATACCTTGATATGTATAGGTAAACCCTCTTAAAAGTTTTGTGCTCTTGTAATAGATGTGATATATCAGGTAGCATCTCAGAACAAGGCAATTTCACAACCTAACTGTTCTTCCTGGAAAATACTTTGAGATAAAGCTGTTGATAGGTTATTCACAGGTGGCATAAGTGGCAATCACAGAACAGATTCTTTCTTGGTGAGAGGTCTGATTTTGGCAAGAGAAATTGGGATCTGTAGCAGTTGTGTTGAgtccacaaaaaaaacccacaaaaaacccgaaaaaaccaaaaaacaataAAGCCCAagcccaaaacaaaacattccattGCAATGCATTGTAGCTGGTCTGTCATGTCAGCTGTCAGCAACTATGCCTTGAGGACTTAACTCCTCAGTGTTGGTGGAAGTTTCACTACACCCTTTGGTACAGTGCTGAGCAGTTTTGCTCAAGAGGCCTGGGGCCCACAGTACATTCAGGACAGATTGGCAGCAGttcagctgaagctgccacatAAGAGTCAGTAAAGCGAGCAGCCAAATGTCCCCTGGCACGCAGCTACCCACCATGCTCTGGCAGCAACCAGCCAACTATTTCTGTCTTCCAGAAGGCCCTGACCCACCCTTCCGTCCCTTCTCTGCAGGCTGTGATATTCCCGTCCAAAGTTAAGAGTGGTGTCATATAGCCTCACTCATGCCAGAAATCATCATAATGTGAGTTATAAAAGCTGTTTTGATTGGTGCTTGACTTTCCACATTAAAATCTGAGCACCTATCTTTGTGCTTGGAGGGCCATGCTACAgataaataaatgctttttcctTATGTGATTAAAATGCCTGATATTAACCCAGTTGAGTAAagcatggtgctaataacaCCAAGGTCATGTGTTCAGTCCCCATATGGCCATTCACTTaagactcaatgatccttgagggtcccttccagctcagaatattctgtgaaatatCTGTGAAAAAAATTGAGCTGAGGGCACAACCTGAATGCCTGCAGGGGAGCACATCTTTGATTCTGTTTTTCTAAACAGCCTTGAAGTAAAACTCTGTAAATCAtctccttaattttttttcccctcagagcaTACTCATTTCATGTAAGTGCAGATGGTCAGATGCAGCCAGTTCCTTTCCCTCCTGATGCCCTCATCGGTCCAGGAATCCCTCGCCATGCCCGTCAGATCAACACCCTGAACCACGGGGAAGTTGTGTGTGCAGTCACCATCAGCAACCCCACGAGACATGTGTACACGGGTGGGAAGGGGTGTGTCAAGGTTTGGGACATCAGCCACCCTGGCAACAAGAGCCCTGTCTCTCAGCTGGACTGCCTGGTAGGTGAACAGCAGCATACAACACCTAAAAGATGGGGCATTGTGTTAAGATTGCAGTGATATCACTAAGATATAAAGGGCAAGTGTGTATTTGATTTCTGTCATGGTATCAGAGGTTGGTATtgcatttgtaattttttgtttctattaGAACTGGGGTTCAAGTATGTTCCTCATCATACTTGTGGGTTTTTTACCCCCACAAAGagtcaaaacatttttaatatcCTAAAATTGTGGTAGGAGGAAAGATCAAAGACAGCACAGCAAATATTGTTTATAAACTTCGACATTTGCTGGCAATCTTACAGCTTGTTGATACCCGATCATGCTAAAAATTGCTGTCTCGCAGCTGTATTCTCTGAGAATATTTGGGGATTGTGTCACGTATTTTGTATCTGTGTATGTGTATGAATGCATTGACCTGTCTTAATGTGGCAATTAAAAATATCCATGAGTGTTATTCACAAATTATTTGAATGTGCTAACAAGATGAACAATTGTTAGCAGCTTTTCTCTTGTCATTTACCAGTTCTTGCTAAGATGCTGCTGTTTGTTACAGAGGCAGTAAAATGAGAACTGTGCAGCACATGTAGACTTACAATGAATTGCTACACAACTTGCTGCACAAGTGAAGAAAATTGCCCAAATATTTTCCTCTGACATCTCCTAGATGGTGGCAGCAAGTCTCACTGGAATGGAAAGGGGGAAAGTGTGCAGGGAATTTGGTACTCCCCCATGCTGAGGGGTTAATGTGCTGAAATAAACAGAGTAtgaaaatacaactttctacaCCAGCTGTCAAATTCAGCTATCCTGAATTGTTTTGGGTTGGGTTCAGGTCTTTGCATTTTGATGCTAATTAAGATTAAATATCTCTCACTACTGAGTTTTGTAGATCAAGTTGAAGTACTTCCCTAATGTCATGTAATTTTCTGGCATTAATACACTTTATCATTGTCATAAGTATAAATGGCTCATTAAAACCAGGAGGGAATACAATACTTTTATGGATTTCTGCTCTCATGTTaatgctgttttctttcctcatgAGTAATCTCTTGATGGCTTCTGTCTCCACAGAACAGAGACAACTACATCCGTTCCTGCAGATTGCTCCCTGACGGCCGCACCCTGATTGTTGGTGGGGAAGCCAGCACGTTATCCATTTGGGACCTGGCAGCTCCAACTCCTCGCATCAAAGCAGAGCTGACATCTTCTGCTCCAGCTTGCTATGCTCTAGCTATCAGCCCTGATTCCAAGGTCTGCTTCTCTTGCTGTAGCGATGGCAACATTGCAGTGTGGGATCTGCATAACCAGACTTTAGTAAGGTAGGTCGGCCAAACTGGGTCATCAGGTTGTGGAGAATTATTTAGGCACAGCCGTGCTTTTGCATATGTATTGTATTTCCTCCATGCATAGATGCTTCCAGTATTTTGTTGTTCAACATAGCCTTGGTAATACCTTGACAAAAGTCTGTGTAATTATTTGTAGGTTTTGATAGTTCCATAGTTCCAGGCTTTTGATCAGCCCATAACTATAATTCCCTAAATATCAGCTGATGTCAATACTGCTGTAGAATCCTTGAACagattcttttttctgtttccatgcAATGCATTGCTCTCACTCTAATTTCTTTAATTGGAGATCCAGCGACTATGTCTTGGGTAAAGATATGTGTAAATTACTGCATTGCAGACTTAGCTTTCAGGAGTAAGGATTGGTGCTCAGCACTGAGAGTATGTTAGGAGCTGGTCACACAGAGCTTCTCTGTGTACTGCACTGTGTATATGTTATTACACGTAGTATCAGTGTTGCATGTAAGCCAGGCTTTTGTTACCTGATGTTACCATTTaggctgctctttttttttaacttcagtgACCTGTACATTTTTCTTAAACTAAGGTAATTTTGCTGATCATGCTACAATGTTCTGGGGGGAATGACTATTTTAAGCTGAGTAGTGGGTATcacacagccagcagcaaagATTGCCAGAGTACCTGACTCTAAAGTGTTTTTGAAAATCACATTAGCTCTCTGGCTTGATTGCATCATCAGTTCATCAAAAAACTCACATGATTGTCCCAGAGTTTGTATTCATCTGGGATTGCTATTGGAATTTAAGTTATAACTCAGGGACTGAAAGAAGGTATTTGTATTTTTGCTCAGAATGTGCTGATCTTCTTTGAATATTTTCAGACAATTTCAGGGCCACACAGATGGAGCGAGCTGTATTGACATTTCTAATGATGGCACCAAATTATGGACAGGAGGTCTGGACAATACAGTCAGATCCTGGGATCTCAGAGAAGGGAGACAGCTACAGCAGCATGACTTCACATCACAGGTTCAGTCTCAGAACCTTTGGCATGTTAACAAgcaaggacttttttttttctcgtttataagcaaaaaaattcaaagagaATTCCAAAGTATTTTTCAGTTAGTCTCATATTCCATACTcccttggttttggtttttttttttgtttggttttttttttggctttttggttgttgttgttgttggtttttttggagggttttttgtgtgtgttgttttgttttgtttttggagggttgtttgggtttttttgtttgttttgtggggtttttttttgttttgtttatggggttttttttgttttggtttgtttggttttttgtttgttttgttggggtttttcttttgttttttgttttccttgtggCAGCTAGATGTCTATCTGGATTATGACTCTGACAGATTAGTACCTCTCCCATGGGAGTAATGGAGATTCAGTTTTATAAAACAAGTGCCAGATTAAAATGTTCCTCTCTGGAATCTGTTCCCATTTCTGTAGATTCaag
Encoded here:
- the LOC135289517 gene encoding transducin-like enhancer protein 4 isoform X1, producing the protein MIRDLSKMYPQTRHPAPHQPAQPFKFTISESCDRIKEEFQFLQAQYHSLKLECEKLASEKTEMQRHYVMYYEMSYGLNIEMHKQAEIVKRLNAICAQVIPFLSQEHQQQVVQAVERAKQVTMAELNAIIGQQQLQAQHLSHGHGLPVPLTPHPSGLQPPAIPPIGSSAGLLALSSALGGQSHLPIKDEKKHHDNDHQRDRDSIKSSSVSPSASFRTAEKHRNSTDYSSDSKKQKTEEKEIAARYDSDGEKSDDNLVVDVSNEDPSSPRGSPAHSPRENGLDKTRLLKKDAPISPASIASSSSTPSSKSKELSLNEKSTTPVSKSNTPTPRTDAPTPGSNSTPGLRPVPGKPPGVDPIASGLRTPMAVPCPYPTPFGIVPHAGMNGELTSPGAAYAGLHNISPQMSAAAAAAAAAAAYGRSPVVGFDPHHHMRVPGIPPNLTGIPGGKPAYSFHVSADGQMQPVPFPPDALIGPGIPRHARQINTLNHGEVVCAVTISNPTRHVYTGGKGCVKVWDISHPGNKSPVSQLDCLNRDNYIRSCRLLPDGRTLIVGGEASTLSIWDLAAPTPRIKAELTSSAPACYALAISPDSKVCFSCCSDGNIAVWDLHNQTLVRQFQGHTDGASCIDISNDGTKLWTGGLDNTVRSWDLREGRQLQQHDFTSQIFSLGYCPTGEWLAVGMENSNVEVLHVTKPDKYQLHLHESCVLSLKFAHCGKWFVSTGKDNLLNAWRTPYGASIFQSKESSSVLSCDISVDDKYIVTGSGDKKATVYEVIY
- the LOC135289517 gene encoding transducin-like enhancer protein 4 isoform X2 translates to MIRDLSKMYPQTRHPAPHQPAQPFKFTISESCDRIKEEFQFLQAQYHSLKLECEKLASEKTEMQRHYVMYYEMSYGLNIEMHKQAEIVKRLNAICAQVIPFLSQEHQQQVVQAVERAKQVTMAELNAIIGQQLQAQHLSHGHGLPVPLTPHPSGLQPPAIPPIGSSAGLLALSSALGGQSHLPIKDEKKHHDNDHQRDRDSIKSSSVSPSASFRTAEKHRNSTDYSSDSKKQKTEEKEIAARYDSDGEKSDDNLVVDVSNEDPSSPRGSPAHSPRENGLDKTRLLKKDAPISPASIASSSSTPSSKSKELSLNEKSTTPVSKSNTPTPRTDAPTPGSNSTPGLRPVPGKPPGVDPIASGLRTPMAVPCPYPTPFGIVPHAGMNGELTSPGAAYAGLHNISPQMSAAAAAAAAAAAYGRSPVVGFDPHHHMRVPGIPPNLTGIPGGKPAYSFHVSADGQMQPVPFPPDALIGPGIPRHARQINTLNHGEVVCAVTISNPTRHVYTGGKGCVKVWDISHPGNKSPVSQLDCLNRDNYIRSCRLLPDGRTLIVGGEASTLSIWDLAAPTPRIKAELTSSAPACYALAISPDSKVCFSCCSDGNIAVWDLHNQTLVRQFQGHTDGASCIDISNDGTKLWTGGLDNTVRSWDLREGRQLQQHDFTSQIFSLGYCPTGEWLAVGMENSNVEVLHVTKPDKYQLHLHESCVLSLKFAHCGKWFVSTGKDNLLNAWRTPYGASIFQSKESSSVLSCDISVDDKYIVTGSGDKKATVYEVIY
- the LOC135289517 gene encoding transducin-like enhancer protein 4 isoform X3 encodes the protein MIRDLSKMYPQTRHPAPHQPAQPFKFTISESCDRIKEEFQFLQAQYHSLKLECEKLASEKTEMQRHYVMYYEMSYGLNIEMHKQAEIVKRLNAICAQVIPFLSQEHQQQVVQAVERAKQVTMAELNAIIGQQQLQAQHLSHGHGLPVPLTPHPSGLQPPAIPPIGSSAGLLALSSALGGQSHLPIKDEKKHHDNDHQRDRDSIKSSSVSPSASFRTAEKHRNSTDYSSDSKKQKTEEKEIAARYDSDGEKSDDNLVVDVSNEDPSSPRGSPAHSPRENGLDKTRLLKKDAPISPASIASSSSTPSSKSKELSLNEKSTTPVSKSNTPTPRTDAPTPGSNSTPGLRPVPGKPPASGLRTPMAVPCPYPTPFGIVPHAGMNGELTSPGAAYAGLHNISPQMSAAAAAAAAAAAYGRSPVVGFDPHHHMRVPGIPPNLTGIPGGKPAYSFHVSADGQMQPVPFPPDALIGPGIPRHARQINTLNHGEVVCAVTISNPTRHVYTGGKGCVKVWDISHPGNKSPVSQLDCLNRDNYIRSCRLLPDGRTLIVGGEASTLSIWDLAAPTPRIKAELTSSAPACYALAISPDSKVCFSCCSDGNIAVWDLHNQTLVRQFQGHTDGASCIDISNDGTKLWTGGLDNTVRSWDLREGRQLQQHDFTSQIFSLGYCPTGEWLAVGMENSNVEVLHVTKPDKYQLHLHESCVLSLKFAHCGKWFVSTGKDNLLNAWRTPYGASIFQSKESSSVLSCDISVDDKYIVTGSGDKKATVYEVIY
- the LOC135289517 gene encoding transducin-like enhancer protein 4 isoform X4, coding for MIRDLSKMYPQTRHPAPHQPAQPFKFTISESCDRIKEEFQFLQAQYHSLKLECEKLASEKTEMQRHYVMYYEMSYGLNIEMHKQAEIVKRLNAICAQVIPFLSQEQQQLQAQHLSHGHGLPVPLTPHPSGLQPPAIPPIGSSAGLLALSSALGGQSHLPIKDEKKHHDNDHQRDRDSIKSSSVSPSASFRTAEKHRNSTDYSSDSKKQKTEEKEIAARYDSDGEKSDDNLVVDVSNEDPSSPRGSPAHSPRENGLDKTRLLKKDAPISPASIASSSSTPSSKSKELSLNEKSTTPVSKSNTPTPRTDAPTPGSNSTPGLRPVPGKPPGVDPIASGLRTPMAVPCPYPTPFGIVPHAGMNGELTSPGAAYAGLHNISPQMSAAAAAAAAAAAYGRSPVVGFDPHHHMRVPGIPPNLTGIPGGKPAYSFHVSADGQMQPVPFPPDALIGPGIPRHARQINTLNHGEVVCAVTISNPTRHVYTGGKGCVKVWDISHPGNKSPVSQLDCLNRDNYIRSCRLLPDGRTLIVGGEASTLSIWDLAAPTPRIKAELTSSAPACYALAISPDSKVCFSCCSDGNIAVWDLHNQTLVRQFQGHTDGASCIDISNDGTKLWTGGLDNTVRSWDLREGRQLQQHDFTSQIFSLGYCPTGEWLAVGMENSNVEVLHVTKPDKYQLHLHESCVLSLKFAHCGKWFVSTGKDNLLNAWRTPYGASIFQSKESSSVLSCDISVDDKYIVTGSGDKKATVYEVIY